In Humulus lupulus chromosome 6, drHumLupu1.1, whole genome shotgun sequence, a single genomic region encodes these proteins:
- the LOC133785019 gene encoding protein FAR1-RELATED SEQUENCE 9-like yields MDIVGKYLDSVDKWELFYEIYAKWMGFGKRSDDVKRRNGVVPMRMWVCTREGYRWSEYVNMPNHKKRSRPITRSGCQAALRVVHMKDNDLWLAKEFSHEHNHEMVSVPELQFLKNNCVVSDGFLAQVMRECHVKSEMRTIESQEQLGKKNWKLDAEGALGFLDCLSARDPIFFVYHQADTENRPANVFWADGTARIDYRAFGHVIAFDTTYMTNTYNKPLCILMGVNHHFSTCVFGFALHVFENKWNELMETYQMEDNEWCQLQYRRKRMWAETYLHGQFVTRMRTTQHCELMNFRLKKFLLKRYTLHEFVTGIDIVVTKIWHIERENDFTMRHTLPNLPSSDALSIYYDQCAKFYTREMYYKVELEIKRENAYFISSYEDHANHTIFNVGNF; encoded by the exons ATGGATATTGTTGGTAAGTATCTAGATTCAGTAGATAAGTGGGAGTTGTTCTACGAAATATATGCAAAGTGGATGGGGTTTGGAAAAAGGTCAGATGACGTGAAGAGAAGAAATGGGGTAGTACCAATGAGAATGTGGGTTTGTACAAGAGAAGGATATAGATGGAGCGAATATGTGAATATGCCCAATCACAAAAAACGATCAAGACCAATCACAAGATCTGGATGTCAGGCAGCTCTTAGAGTGGTTCATATGAAAGATAACGACTTATGGTTGGCAAAAGAATTTAGCCACGAACATAATCATGAAATGGTATCGGTCCCTGAATTGCAATTCCTCAAGAATAATTGTGTGGTGTCCGACGGTTTTCTTGCGCAA GTTATGAGAGAATGCCATGTCAAGTCAGAGATGCGTACAATAGAGTCGCAGGAGCAATTAGGGAAGAAAAACTGGAAACTTGATGCGGAAGGTGCATTAGGATTCTTGGACTGTCTTTCTGCGCGAGATCCAATTTTTTTTGTGTACCACCAAGCTGACACAGAAAATAGACCCGCGAACGTATTCTGGGCCGATGGGACTGCAAGAATTGACTACCGGGCATTCGGGCATGTGATAGCATTTGACACAACGTACATGACCAACACGTACAACAAGCCATTGTGCATTTTGATGGGTGTCAACCACCATTTCTCCacttgtgtttttgggtttgcgTTGCAC GTGTTTGAGAACAAATGGAATGAGTTGATGGAGACATATCAGATGGAAGACAACGAATGGTGCCAACTCCAATACAGAAGAAAGAGAATGTGGGCAGAAACCTACCTCCATGGGCAGTTTGTTACTAGAATGAGAACAACACAGCATTGCGAGTTAATGAATTTCCGCCTTAAAAAATTCCTTTTGAAGAGATACACCCTACATGAGTTCGTTACGGGCATTGACATCGTGGTGACAAAAATATGGCACATCGAAAGAGAAAATGACTTTACAATGAGGCACACACTCCCCAATCTCCCATCCTCAGATGCTTTAAGTATTTATTATGATCAGTGTGCAAAATTCTACACCCGAGAAATGTACTACAAAGTGGAGTTGGAAATCAAAAGAGAAAATGCGTATTTCATTAGCAGCTATGAAGATCATGCAAATCACACTATCTTCAATGTTGGAAATTTTTGA